The DNA segment CTCTGTTGAAAGCATGAGAAACTAACGCTGAACCAAAAAAGTGGCCACACTCACCAGGCCACTGAGTCATTCAGCCAAGCAGGCGACATTGCCTGCACCTGAGTGCTTGATTCAAAAGTGCATTCAAAACTACTACAGCTACTAGACTAATGCATACTTATGCATTCTTTCCAACTCACCCATCTCTCTACCTTACTAGAATAATGCATGCAATGCAGGTCTACACTGGCACAGTCAAAACTTTCCTGAGTGGAGCTGCCTGGGAAGGCCCACGCACGACACCTGATCTAGAAGGCACCGATTTTGCACAACCTCCGAGGTCAATGACAACACCCTGCTCCGCACTGCGCCGGTGATCTTAGAGGGTCATTTCCCAATGTTACAGAGATGCTTGCCAGAGCCAAAGCTGTCCTGGTGCAGCATTGCAAAATTTCAGTCACATTTTCACTGCGCAGACATCTTTGACTAAACAAATAAGTATGTTGATGATTATATTGTTACTACAGAATCCTACATGTGCTAAAACAGTTGTCTCACTTTCATTCACTGCTGCTGGTACTGTGCACCACTTTTCTTCGTTATTTCATCTCAGAAAGTATAAATTAACGGACACAAAAAAATCCTAAGCAGTTCCACAAGGGCTGCTTGTTGCTGTGTGAACCGTATGATGAGGAAAACACTTAAGGTAAACACTGTTTTTTCTTAGGCATGCAGGCAACCGCATGAATTGAAAACCACCATCCTTATTAAACTTCTAAATATAccgttgaacccacttataacaatatttcaATGCcccgaaaattccattgttatacctgataattgttaaaactggtttgcatgaaaaaataaaaataggggAATGGCAGAGCTGATCttaactataatggcggggaggccagtgcccctccccaccaccttcctccatccggctacTGATTGtgctcactcgtttaactgcttcctgggcactcTGATCATGGGTAACAAgctgcggctgtcggcgttaaagaatggcactacCATAACTGCAAAGAtgggtcacgggtggcaagcgatatgcgagcaccgccaAGGCAGCGCTTTAGTGGGCCCAAAAGGGGCATTTCAAAGAATGCGAGGAGGTTGCtgtggcagcctgtcagcttgagaaatccagaagaaacgctgaggcgagatGGCCATAAGCGTCTCACCACATACGTCGCATTGCATGAAAAAACCTTAGGTCTGTCAGCCTTGCCGACGTCCTTCTCCAAAGTATCCAGGTgttccacgtagtgcagcggaaggctcctcacgaaaacgaagccccggagggactgaatcacctgccgggcctcctgtgagcacaacgttgaggcagcctgccctaccgcgtcattgCTGCtatcgctatccgatgcaagcacgttcgcagTGATCaactcatcggttagaagcacttagtttccaaatatATAGCCGTGTGCTTTCCTTTCACCGGCAACGTCATGCATTGCCAATTATCAGTGGGCAGGTCAATGATCTTCCATTTCGCAGGCGAGTGAAAAGAGGCTGAGAAAcaacgtggccaggaacgatttcgaagcaaccaacaaagacgaacatGGGAAATTACACTATTTGCAGAACggcactgaatgaggagccagcgagcaagatGCGAGCAGTGCAGTTGGCGCGGTCCGTTCGTGTTTCGAAGGGTGGCGCGGCATAGAGatatgggcacagcccattcgtgttaGGAAGGGTGGAAGGTCGACGGGAGAGAGGCAtgcggagaaggctggaaaatgagagCTCGGCAGTCATTCGAGCAGCGGGCCCATCGTGCAGCAGctcaaatttctcgttttctgattttcttttcaaggatttcgtaTTTCACCACCTTTCGGCTCGGACGTCTAGCAGTCAGACTTCATCGTTACAACCAATAATGCaccatcggggcattgtagtaagcaggatatttcaccatgcaaaacatacaaaagttgacggtgcagcagcttctcattgttataactgatatattgctaaaaccggtatcgttataagtgggtttgactgaaTACACGTACAAGTCAGCACAAGCCTGCTAATTATTTACATCAGTCTTTTTGAAGGATACTGCAAGTAAATTATTTATTTGTTGACTGTTAAGATTGAAGTCATAGACTATAGAGAAAAAAAGGTGGTGACACCTTCTGAATATAAGTTCAAGTATCAAGATGCTGTTAACCATTTACATTTCCTTGGTTTGAGAAGAGAAGCTATCAACAAGTACCTCTGAGTATCCTCTGCTGCTGTTCCCTGATTTCACCAACATTAAGATTTTGCGTGGCTTCAGTTTCTTCTCCATTCCAACCACCTTCACTCACGCTGGACAGTTCAGTGCCCAGAAGCTCTTGCCTGGAAGTGCGAGATAAAGAAGGCTGTGACATAAGTTACATTCAATGAGTACTGCTTGCTTTCGAAACATGCTTGAGAACACTAAAGAAAGATTTATTCAGCTTGGTCTTGCAACATGCAGTAATTTACACTTCACATTATGTGCATTTTTAACATCAGAGAGTTTTAGAAGCAAATCCCCAAGCACCTTTGTGTACCCTAAAACCCAACTTCCTTTGTACACCTTTCGCATTCTACATTACTCTCTGCATTTTCTTGTACACCTGAACAATAACGTCCCCAAACTTTGGGTTCCCTGCTTATAAAACTCCCTATCATGACATTCTTATCCAGAAATCCAGCTTTAGcactgctgcaagacagcatgtaCAGCGTTGTGAAACTTTATGCACCAGAAGTTCCTAGTGTAGTTATTTACTGATGCCACAGATATCAGAAGACAACACTGCAATCAAAATAATGGCTGCCTGGGAAGAAGCTGATGATAGCAGTTGATATGCATATTGACTATGTAAAAAGTATTTCATGCTTACCTCTACACCTGAGTAAGGAACCAGCAGTCGTTTCTATTTATTTAGGACAGAACAAACAAACAGCTGTGATAGCGTAAAATACGTTATAGAAAGCCTCGCAAGAAATGGTGAGCTAAGGTGTAGTCACAACAACTGAGAATGAACAAACAGGCAGCTCATGACCACAGGCACCTTATGAATGATATCACAACCCAGTATGCAGAAAAACGACATCTATGAGAACTAGTATGTGTCCAACAACTGACGTATACATGATGGGCAAAATAATGTGAAATCCAGACTGAAGGTGTTACTGCAAGTGCACAATACAACCTTCCAGGTTGGCCAGCTGTAGGTGCTTTGCTCGTCAGTAAGGCATCAAGTTCGCGCCCCTTGTTTAATAATGTATTGGCCATGTACTGGCGCCGCTCCACCTCTCCAGTAGTGCTGGAAGTTCATGTCAAGGCAAAAATGACATCACGCAATCCACACTTGTCGTTATTTCACTGCATATTAAAGGATACATTAACAGTGAACTTTTGGACAGGTCTTCTTGGAGCTTCGATGCATCCATCATGTATTGCCGGATCATTTGGCGCACCTTGCCAGTGGTCTAAAATGAAATGTGTTAAAAGAGTGAGAAGGTGGCAACAGATGATGGATTGACGGTAAAGAATAGAAACACGGGAGTAGCCTCAGCCTCAACTTACAGCTTTGACTATGGGTTTGTCTTCGTTAAATGAAACTAGAAAAGCGAAACGACGCATCTTCGTTGAAGTTTCAACACAAGACCAAAAATTAGGCCAAATACGTCAGAAACAATTCTTTCGAATCTCGGAACATCTGACCATGTTTGACAAGAGTATTTAGCGTCTGCTAAACCACAGCATTGACTAAATGCCCGTTTCTCGGTTGATTTCTCAAAAACATGCGTCAGAAAGCAGGCGACGAGGACAAAATAAAACTGACGATGTCATTTAAAGCAAAATTAGGAAGAACACAACTTCGCACTAACTTGAACATACGCAGCGGTCTGTCGCCCGTACTGGTTCCGCTGCATGATGAGGCCCAtaatttctcttctttttgtcTCGCAGGCATCATAAGCCGTTAGCCTGAAAGAAAGGGCACCTGCTTTAACATAACTATACGATCTGCCTAAGTAGAAACACCGTACAAACGCCTTCGTGTTCATGTGACTGGGTTGACAAGATATGAGGGGCACGAAGCACCGACACTAGACTTAAGAGATGACAGTAAACTGCAGCTTCAATACAGTATTCGAAAAAGCTCCTTAAAAAGACGCCGAAAAGCTACGAATTCAAAATTTCAGGCCACACGCAGCGTAAGCGACGGCAATCTGAGGAGCAGAAAGCAAATACCAACCACGGATCGGCCCCACTGAGCGCCATTTTGAACATAGCGTAGACAAATGAAATGAATCAGCTGACTCTTCACTGCTTCACACTTTCTTCTACTACTATTTATCTGTCTAGGCAGAGATGGTAATATGCCATCATAGAGTTTCTAGAAACTCTATGTATGCCATcatatatatagtgagaaactctatgtatgCCATCATGTATGCCATGATGGTTtgcatcatggaggaaggaaacttgtCCTTagtgaagaaacgataaatttatgaaaatgaaagtggatgaaaaaacaaccttcgcatttcgtatgtgatgctctaccaattgagctaccgcggcgccgttccccatccactttcatgggtatttatattgtgggatcgttccccacctgcggcaagttgttttttcatccactttcatttccattaatttatcgtttctttattaagcacaagtaatttcctccatgttgtccttggtgtcagtgtttgttgccttcttatgaggTTGTCTACTAGTGTTGCTTGTGTAAAGGCTGTGTAAAGGTATCAGAAATTCAAGCTGAATTTCATATTCTGGCTGCTTCGCCTAGTAATCGTGCTTCATTGTACAGATGCTCAAGCTGAAGAAATGAGGAGTCAGTGACAAAGTTATAAACAAGTGTAACTTCATGTTGCGGTTTGAAAGGTTTGAAATGGCAGGAGGCATTGTAAGTTGCATTATACTCGTCATCCTTGTGATTTTTGCTGAATAAAATATCTAGAGTCTTGCAGAAGGGCACTTGCAACCTGCACTGTTTTGACTCTGATTTATTCACTGACGTGCAGTCAGAGGTTAGCAAAATTGTACCAGCCTTGAAAAGTGCAGAAATTAGCTTCACAGTTATATGTTCCAAGGCATGCATTACCATTTTGTCACAGGCTGTAACAAAAAATGTGATGTGCCATCTGGAGTTCAATTCCATTCAACTTTACTTTTCCGAGATAGCAAGGAGGTAGCAGTTGCATAGAAGCTACTGCACTGGGCAGCTTGAGGAAAGCTGCTGCTCCCTTCTTTGGCAGTAATGTACAGCTTGACATCAAAACATGCTTTGCACAGTCATCTAACGGTCAACAAAAAGGCaagatatacagttaaacctgaaTATAACAACCTTCAATGTTACGAAATTTCACTGTCACTGTGAAGGAATACAGAGACAATAATTAGGAACCCTCTGtggacacagatggtcaaatagttgaattacaagtggctccTTGCGTTTGCAAGAGCGACCGTAGGCTACCGTTACCGCGAGAGCTAGCTCACGGTAGCAGGATCAAGCATGCACGAGGTTCAAGTGCGTGCACAGAAGGACACATGGCCCCGCAGTTAGTATCGGAGAATGCCATCAAAATCGGCCAAATCGTTTTGTTGAGTGTATTACAGGAATGGTCTACAACATTCCCATTTCCTGTGGTCACATGTACATTGGCAGAACAGGCCGATGCATTAATATATGTATCAGGACATTGAAATTCGTTAAATTATGTACCATTCTCTCATATTGCATCTCAGTGCCAATTGTGCCATTGTAAACCCTTGTTCGAAAGTACAGTAATTTTGTTCCGGCACTCTGACCAGACCCCTCGGGAAATCTCGGAGCCTTATCATATCACCAAGAATTCCACTCTAAGTGTAAGCCAGCCATCGTTGTTACTAAATGACTGACAATTCAGTTTCAATAATAAGTGCTAGACATGTGCTGTTGATGTTCGTTTTTATCTCTTTTTTACATGCGCAGTGtatctgtgtatatatatttttctgtgCATGCAGTAAAGATCAGATGTAagtaagcgcttgtgttgtgTGTCCCTTTTTTAGTCTATGGTTTTTGCTGCGCTCTTAACTTCAATACAGTAGTGCAAGTACTTTTAATAGTGTCAACTTGACTCTGCCCCACCACCATACCTTTTGGCCACGCCCTGCTTACACATGGCCCAATAGCAACACACCACTTCTTGCAAGGACCAATGGGCTTTTTCCTTCATTCTGCAGAGCCCCTGGTGGTACCATAGTGGCTTCAGAGACGCAGTGCAGCCAGAGCACCGGCATCGACAAATCCCACGAGTGCAATGTGTGCGGGCATCATTTCATGCTCATGGGTGAGAAGCTAAGTGCATGCCCCATCTGCAAGCAGACATTTGCCCAAAAGCATTCAGTCACGACCCAACAGCTCGTGCACTCTGTCAAGAGACGGTTCTATGCGTGGGAAGCTGTTTATGCAGAGGTACCTTGCTGGGCATAGGACTCAAAGCAGCACAAGAAGCTGTTCCAGTGCTGTCACTGTTTGGCAATATTAGCAAGCAGGAGGTCACTCAAAGTCCACATGAGACTGCGCACCAATGAGAAGGCACACAAGTGTAACATGTATggcaagctgttcaacgaaaagcATTCATTAGTTCACCACCAACCCATTCACACAGACGAGAAGCAGTGCAAGTGCGAGCTATGCCCATCTGCGTTTCGACACAAGGAGCCACTGAACAGACGGAAGGATCTGCGTGCTAGGGGAGTAGACCTGcgccattgcaatgagtgtggtGAGGTCTTTGTGCGGAAAGGGATACTGAAGGAGCATCTGCAGTGGCACATAAATAATATGCCTTACACATGCCACATGTGTCCACCTAAGTTCGCGAATAAATCGAACATGAAGAGTCATATGCCTAAGAACACAGGGGAAAAGCCGTTTATTAAGTGTCCAGTATGTGAAAAGCCATTTGCCTAGTTGTCCAACTGTATGAGGCACACACGTCGCATGCGCAGCAAGGCGAAGCTTGAGGTGACATGCATTGACTACAGGATGGCTACTTTGCCACCAAACAGCAGTTCCAGCACAACGTGTGATAAATGAATTGGTGAAGACCTCACTTTCATAAGTGATTTAAAAGggcccttgggcttggtgaaataacatagtccacaggcagcatatgctgctgtgaacatcccagccaagttttgctgtcgtacgcggtgcgtggagcttgcaagcggaTCACAAATTCACCTTTCTCTCAcgtgctctcttttcaacagaaggccctgtcctcactctcttctaggcGCACTATTTCATCATCAGATGCATTGTTTCATCATTTCCTTAgacagctgctattggccgatagctgacatcaagctgtggCAAGCTACCTGGCGTACATACTACGGCCACCACGGGCTGCCCCCACAAGTCCACTGGATAAGTGCACTATGGCTCACTGAAGACAACtatgtttggcttatgtttagcgtgCGTAGGCACCCAAGGTAGAAGCCAGAGCATCTACGTTAATACCTGAAAGGAAATTTGAACCGCGTGCTACAGTGACATTTAGAATGCAGAGTATGTGGGCATaccccactgcgccgtagcctttgcagtacaaggcattgaagaaggaacgggagcacagcagaggccgtgtttgattgccaataactctgtttctgctgaacgcattgaagtacttcttgtgactaagta comes from the Dermacentor variabilis isolate Ectoservices chromosome 2, ASM5094787v1, whole genome shotgun sequence genome and includes:
- the Syx8 gene encoding syntaxin 8 isoform X1, translated to MFKMALSGADPWLTAYDACETKRREIMGLIMQRNQYGRQTAAYVQTTGKVRQMIRQYMMDASKLQEDLSKSSLLITTGEVERRQYMANTLLNKGRELDALLTSKAPTAGQPGRQELLGTELSSVSEGGWNGEETEATQNLNVGEIREQQQRILREQDRGLEGLSHVLGRQKEMAIGFNEELNLHNEIIDDISEHTDRMRDRLLRETKNVAVVDRKSGTCWYWVVIVLLMVAIIVIAAVKF
- the Syx8 gene encoding syntaxin 8 isoform X2, with the translated sequence MGLIMQRNQYGRQTAAYVQTTGKVRQMIRQYMMDASKLQEDLSKSSLLITTGEVERRQYMANTLLNKGRELDALLTSKAPTAGQPGRQELLGTELSSVSEGGWNGEETEATQNLNVGEIREQQQRILREQDRGLEGLSHVLGRQKEMAIGFNEELNLHNEIIDDISEHTDRMRDRLLRETKNVAVVDRKSGTCWYWVVIVLLMVAIIVIAAVKF